From a single Brassica rapa cultivar Chiifu-401-42 chromosome A01, CAAS_Brap_v3.01, whole genome shotgun sequence genomic region:
- the LOC103836095 gene encoding uncharacterized protein LOC103836095, with translation MVGGYVTKRMMFLQLLTPILLLPLLISSSSVNSSENVGVCVSKGGRSHQPYELEGKLPESADLEFKDLNMCSMFHEKTCCSASQMFSASSALQNLATHGEASKDCLYLFELLECSICHPDVGVQPRPLRICASFCDTVFEACSDAYFNTSDASNQVIVPCVASEDTICQKASMLETNGTAFCEAVGFTVVQTADDSVEEPCYGSKSILVTVVPVVESLVKTVRLQDRRYELLILNLQMCLNRAGFVLASLIIYRLVYQLERDARR, from the exons ATGGTTGGAGGATACGTAACGAAGAGGATGATGTTTCTGCAGCTTCTTACTCCGATTCTGTTGCTCCCTCTCTTGATCTCGTCTTCCTCTG TTAACTCGAGTGAGAACGTTGGAGTGTGTGTTTCCAAAGGTGGACGATCTCATCAGCCTTACGAGTTAGAAGGAAAGCTTCCTGAGTCTGCTGATCTTGAGTTTAAGGATCTAAACATGTGTAGTATGTTCCACGAGAAGACTTGTTGCTCTGCTTCTCAGATGTTCTCTGCTTCATCAGCTCTCCAAAACCTAGCTACTCACGGAGAAGCTTCTAAAGATTGCTTGTACTTGTTTGAGCTTTTGGAATGTTCAATATGTCACCCTGATGTTGGAGTTCAGCCACGTCCTCTTCGCATTTGTGCCTCCTTCTGTGATACTGTCTTTGAAGCTTGCTCTGATGCTTACTTTAATACTAGTGATGCTAGTAATCAG GTTATAGTACCGTGTGTAGCAAGCGAAGATACCATCTGCCAGAAAGCTTCTATGTTGGAGACTAATGGCACAGCCTTCTGTGAAGCAGTGGGTTTCACTGTTGTTCAAACAGCTGATGATTCTGTAGAAGAGCCTTGTTACGGAAGCAAATCAATTTTAGTGACAGTGGTGCCTGTGGTGGAGTCACTCGTAAAGACTGTGCGGCTTCAAGATCGTAGGTACGAGCTGTTGATACTGAATCTACAGATGTGTTTGAATAGAGCAGGTTTTGTTCTAGCATCATTGATCATTTACAG GTTGGTTTATCAGCTGGAGAGGGATGCGAGAAGATGA
- the LOC103833822 gene encoding uncharacterized protein LOC103833822, translating to MGGFSTKKMMFQQLLTSVLLLHLLISSSSGEYRILMLFKTIFRCCCCYSGALVNSSENGVCISKRGRPYELEGKLPKPGDLNLCNASHDKTCWSASLALQNLATHGEASKDCFYFYDLLECSICHPDVGVQSERLRICASFCDRVFEACSDAYFSTSDASNQVIVPCGASNGIICVKVFKWGTNGTSFCEAVGFTVDQTADVSACYGSSISSFGPAVKSLIKTENVGWFQDLKKLVREMTLVQQFSWVVTLIVLGKMLFNRWRYQQQMRAMIQRDARRLIRYMNGRICNSNFLIE from the exons ATGGGAGGATTCTCTacgaagaagatgatgtttCAGCAGCTTCTTACTTCAGTCCTGTTGCTTCATCTCTTGATCTCGTCTTCTTCTGGTGAGTATCGAATACTAATGCTGTTCAAAACCATCTTT cgttgttgttgttgttattcaGGTGCACTAGTTAACTCAAGTGAGAACGGAGTATGTATTTCTAAAAGGGGACGACCATACGAGTTAGAAGGAAAGCTTCCCAAGCCTGGTGATCTAAACCTGTGTAATGCCTCCCATGACAAGACTTGCTGGTCTGCTTCATTAGCTCTCCAAAACCTAGCTACGCATGGAGAAGCTTCTAAAGATTGCTTCTACTTCTATGATCTTTTGGAATGTTCAATCTGTCATCCAGATGTTGGAGTTCAATCAGAACGTCTCCGCATTTGTGCCTCCTTCTGTGACAGAGTCTTCGAGGCTTGCTCAGATGCCTACTTTAGTACTAGTGATGCTAGTAATCAG GTTATAGTACCGTGTGGAGCAAGCAATGGTATCATCTGCGTGAAAGTTTTCAAGTGGGGGACTAATGGCACATCCTTTTGTGAAGCAGTGGGTTTCACTGTTGATCAAACAGCTGATGTTTCCGCTTGTTACGGAAGCAGCATATCAAGTTTTGGACCAGCGGTGAAGTCACTCATAAAGACTGAGAATGTTGGTTGGTTTCAAGATCTCAAGAAGCTAGTTAGAGAGATGACACTGGTCCAACAGTTCTCTTGGGTTGTAACACTTATTGTACTAGGAAAAATGCTCTTTAACAG GTGGCGTTATCAGCAGCAGATGCGAGCTATGATCCAGAGGGATGCGAGAAGATTGATAAGATACATGAATGGGAGGATTtgtaattcaaattttttaatagaatag
- the LOC117126912 gene encoding B3 domain-containing protein At2g33720-like, whose product MVNTQVGGASMRPVRFSNAASRRQPIINKQHSVSSATRNEGVISLAHLRDKKAPGTELTLSINPDIWEIKKHLTVSDMRNNQTRLMLPKDDVVAHILDYLTDEERLMIEDANNRGLRIRVYDSDTESLHQLTLKKWHSSGSYVFISN is encoded by the exons ATGGTGAACACACAAGTTGGGGGAGCAAGCATGAGGCCTGTCCGTTTCTCTAACGCAGCATCGCGGCGGCAACCAATAATTAACAAACAG CACTCGGTTTCTTCTGCTACAAGAAACGAAGGAGTAATTAGTCTCGCGCACTTAAGGGACAAAAAGGCTCCAGGTACCGAGTTAACCCTCTCCATAAACCCTGATATATGGGAAATCAAGAAACATCTCACAGTGAGCGACATGAGAAACAACCAAACACGCCTTATGCTACCTAAGGATGATGTGGTTGCGCATATTCTGGACTACCTAACGGATGAAGAGCGCCTAATGATCGAAGATGCAAATAATCGAGGGTTGAGGATCAGAGTGTACGACAGCGATACTGAGTCTTTGCATCAGCTGACTTTGAAAAAGTGGCATTCAAGTGGAAGCTATGTGTTCATTAGCAATTGA